One Mycoavidus sp. HKI genomic region harbors:
- a CDS encoding cytochrome c codes for MALKPIFHRILAVLVVSSSGLFNLAHAETSSLRAPDTIAARVQACAICHGNQGEGTDNDYFPRLAGKPADYLYNQLKHFREGRRKYAPMNYLVTYLSDDYLREIAVYYANLHPPYPVPELSNLPPSQLERGRRIALNGDSTKNVPACIACHGQALTGMEPAIPGLVGLHADYISAQLGAWRSGIRHATAPDCMHTVAIQLSDTDIRAVSTWLAMQPAPPNAAPAPAGSLKLPLSCGSQPH; via the coding sequence GTGGCTTTAAAACCTATTTTTCACCGCATTTTGGCGGTCCTAGTTGTGAGTAGCAGCGGATTATTTAATCTCGCACATGCTGAGACCTCTTCCCTACGGGCCCCAGATACGATTGCTGCGCGGGTGCAAGCTTGCGCTATCTGTCATGGCAACCAAGGGGAAGGAACCGACAATGATTACTTCCCCCGCTTAGCCGGCAAACCCGCCGATTACCTGTACAATCAGCTGAAACATTTTCGTGAAGGCCGGCGTAAATATGCGCCAATGAATTACCTCGTAACCTATCTTTCTGACGATTATCTACGTGAAATCGCGGTGTATTACGCCAACCTACATCCACCCTACCCAGTGCCTGAGCTCTCCAACTTGCCGCCATCACAGCTTGAACGCGGCCGGCGGATTGCTCTTAATGGGGACTCGACTAAAAACGTACCCGCTTGTATTGCGTGCCATGGTCAAGCCCTCACCGGGATGGAGCCCGCCATTCCAGGCCTAGTTGGCTTACATGCTGATTACATCAGCGCCCAACTCGGTGCATGGCGTTCAGGGATACGCCATGCGACAGCTCCCGATTGCATGCATACCGTTGCTATCCAGCTTAGTGATACCGATATCCGTGCTGTCTCCACCTGGCTTGCGATGCAACCAGCGCCCCCCAATGCCGCCCCCGCTCCAGCAGGCTCACTAAAATTGCCGCTCTCATGTGGCAGCCAGCCTCACTGA
- the rplU gene encoding 50S ribosomal protein L21, translated as MYAVIKTGGKQYKVAAGEKLKIEQIPADIGAEVTLDQVLAIGEGESIRFGAPLVSGASVKATVVAQGRHQKVTIFKMRRRKHYQRHAGHRQNYTEVRIDAING; from the coding sequence ATGTACGCGGTCATAAAAACCGGTGGCAAGCAATATAAAGTTGCAGCCGGCGAAAAATTGAAAATAGAACAGATACCGGCAGACATTGGCGCAGAAGTGACTCTTGACCAGGTATTAGCAATTGGCGAAGGTGAATCAATAAGATTCGGCGCGCCACTGGTGAGTGGAGCTAGCGTCAAGGCTACCGTTGTTGCCCAAGGGCGGCATCAGAAGGTCACGATCTTCAAGATGCGTCGCCGCAAGCACTATCAAAGGCATGCTGGCCATCGGCAGAACTATACTGAAGTGCGCATTGACGCAATTAACGGTTAA
- the rpmA gene encoding 50S ribosomal protein L27, producing MAHKKAGGSSRNGRDSESKRLGVKVYGGQAINAGGIIVRQRGTRMHPGENVGIGKDHTLYALTDGHVCFTIKGKASKKMVNVVAVAA from the coding sequence ATGGCACATAAAAAAGCAGGCGGGTCATCACGTAATGGCCGCGACTCAGAGTCAAAACGGCTTGGCGTTAAAGTATATGGCGGCCAGGCAATCAATGCGGGCGGCATTATTGTGCGCCAGCGCGGTACGCGTATGCATCCAGGTGAGAATGTCGGCATCGGTAAAGATCATACGCTGTATGCGTTGACTGATGGTCACGTATGTTTCACAATTAAAGGCAAAGCGAGCAAAAAGATGGTCAACGTGGTTGCTGTAGCTGCTTAA